A portion of the Pseudomonas sp. PSE14 genome contains these proteins:
- a CDS encoding fimbrial protein, translated as MSGKAVAAATCSGNPAPDTFNFPSAISVPRDSTQVTALTGWVAGPSATNWWNCNTSNNSNTGSAVFKPASANASYSDGSGTYTVWKTSKDGVGFVLKYNVYANGCGWAGWNGLVSSTYPYGYNACNADGAITNGGQVQIRLVQYGQITAGMLVGGELTRAVVYVDGSYGAQGGPKQFMTSPVQFNVLMCQVDSVDLQLADSYVWDYASTTEVKKKPLQIQVKNCPSGMNVIRYELEPIGASIISSTNGTFSNQSGPGMAGGVGIRITDSTGTNPIRFADSSYTLAGYSPTSGNSMLPINLNVAYYRTGTAAQVTPGQVVGLVQLTMLYL; from the coding sequence ATGTCGGGCAAGGCAGTGGCTGCAGCCACCTGTAGTGGCAATCCAGCACCGGATACGTTCAATTTTCCATCGGCAATCTCCGTGCCTCGTGATAGTACACAAGTGACGGCCCTTACCGGTTGGGTTGCGGGCCCATCCGCTACAAACTGGTGGAATTGTAATACTTCTAATAACTCTAATACCGGTTCTGCTGTTTTTAAGCCTGCCAGCGCAAATGCTTCCTACTCGGATGGCAGCGGTACGTACACAGTCTGGAAAACCAGCAAGGATGGGGTTGGCTTTGTACTTAAATATAATGTCTATGCGAATGGTTGCGGGTGGGCTGGCTGGAATGGGCTGGTTTCAAGTACGTATCCCTATGGATATAACGCCTGTAACGCTGATGGAGCTATAACCAACGGTGGCCAAGTACAGATTCGTCTCGTTCAATATGGACAAATCACTGCGGGGATGCTCGTTGGCGGCGAGCTAACACGTGCGGTGGTTTATGTGGATGGAAGTTATGGGGCGCAAGGCGGCCCAAAACAATTTATGACATCTCCGGTACAGTTCAACGTACTGATGTGCCAAGTGGACTCTGTGGATCTGCAATTGGCCGACTCGTATGTGTGGGACTACGCCTCGACGACAGAGGTTAAGAAGAAGCCGCTACAGATCCAGGTCAAGAATTGCCCATCGGGCATGAATGTTATTCGCTACGAACTGGAGCCCATTGGAGCGAGCATCATCAGTTCTACAAACGGTACTTTCAGCAACCAATCCGGCCCAGGAATGGCTGGTGGAGTGGGAATTAGGATCACCGATAGTACCGGAACCAACCCGATCAGGTTTGCAGACTCCAGCTATACGTTGGCGGGCTACAGTCCGACCAGCGGAAACTCAATGTTGCCGATCAACCTGAATGTGGCTTATTACAGAACCGGTACTGCGGCGCAAGTAACGCCCGGGCAAGTGGTCGGGCTTGTCCAATTGACGATGCTTTATCTTTAA
- a CDS encoding fimbrial protein: MKKILAAAGIFSCAANVYAAIPDAQINITGKVIDGTCTIAGTGSAPTQINVPLSSVMSSDFAAVGALSKNQKSFDIVLTNCPTATTTMKWDAAVNVDAAAGTLKNTNSSGTSAQIQLFKSDGTTAINLVNDPGVSFTTTSQTFTYVAKYYAKALPVTGGDLSTFTYLYLTYN, from the coding sequence ATGAAAAAAATTCTTGCTGCTGCTGGGATATTTTCCTGCGCCGCCAACGTATACGCGGCAATACCGGACGCGCAAATCAATATTACTGGTAAGGTTATCGACGGAACTTGCACTATCGCAGGCACTGGAAGCGCCCCGACTCAGATCAACGTACCGCTGAGTTCGGTCATGAGCAGTGATTTTGCGGCAGTGGGCGCGCTGAGCAAGAATCAGAAGTCGTTCGATATCGTATTGACCAACTGCCCGACGGCCACCACCACAATGAAGTGGGACGCGGCCGTGAACGTCGATGCCGCTGCCGGTACGCTGAAGAACACCAACTCGAGCGGCACCAGTGCACAGATTCAGTTGTTCAAGAGTGATGGCACTACCGCCATCAACCTGGTGAACGATCCGGGCGTCAGCTTCACTACCACCAGCCAGACGTTCACCTATGTAGCCAAGTACTATGCCAAGGCGCTGCCGGTGACTGGCGGGGATCTCTCGACATTTACCTACCTGTACCTTACGTACAATTGA
- a CDS encoding lytic murein transglycosylase — MRKPVPSVVGQRCLLVAALSLATFGLLSSCAEAPPQGTPGTPFATQPTQSFAQWRDDFRSQAMAAGISAHTFDTAFAGIEPDDSVITADRSQPEFTRPIWQYLEGAVSAARVRNGQDRLLQNTDALQRIDSTYGVDREAVMAIWGMESNFGQQMGSKNVIRSLATLAYEGRRPEFGRDQLIAALQILQHGDVPASNMIGSWAGAMGQTQFIPTTYNRYAVDFDGDGRRDIWGSSSDALASTANYLHASGWQRGQTWGFEVSLPQGFDYAEADMGIRKPIAEWQRLGVRPVSANQPIAATNASLLLPAGHRGPAFLVTDNFRAILKYNNSTSYALAVGLLADSFKGGGQLAGQWPVDEAPLSRSERIELQQKLMDRGFNPGSVDGIIGANTRQAIRAFQKTISWPADGYPTQALLDRLRD; from the coding sequence ATGCGCAAGCCCGTTCCATCTGTTGTCGGCCAACGCTGCCTGCTCGTCGCCGCTCTGTCCCTGGCCACCTTCGGCCTGCTGTCATCCTGTGCCGAGGCGCCACCCCAAGGCACGCCTGGCACCCCATTCGCCACGCAACCGACACAAAGCTTCGCCCAGTGGCGCGACGATTTCCGCAGCCAGGCCATGGCCGCCGGCATCAGCGCCCACACCTTCGATACGGCCTTCGCTGGCATCGAGCCGGATGATTCCGTGATTACCGCCGACCGCAGCCAGCCCGAGTTCACCCGCCCGATCTGGCAATACCTGGAAGGTGCCGTTTCAGCGGCGCGGGTGCGTAACGGCCAGGACCGGCTTCTGCAGAACACCGATGCGCTACAACGCATCGACAGCACCTACGGTGTCGACCGCGAAGCGGTAATGGCCATCTGGGGCATGGAGAGCAACTTCGGCCAGCAGATGGGCAGCAAGAACGTGATCCGCTCGCTGGCCACCCTGGCCTACGAAGGTCGCCGCCCGGAATTCGGCCGCGACCAGCTGATCGCCGCCCTGCAGATTCTCCAGCACGGCGACGTGCCGGCGAGCAACATGATTGGCTCCTGGGCCGGCGCAATGGGCCAGACCCAGTTCATCCCCACCACCTACAACCGCTACGCGGTGGATTTCGACGGGGACGGCCGACGCGACATCTGGGGCTCATCCAGCGACGCCCTGGCTTCGACTGCTAACTACCTGCACGCTTCGGGCTGGCAGCGTGGCCAGACCTGGGGCTTCGAAGTAAGCCTGCCCCAAGGCTTCGACTACGCCGAAGCGGACATGGGCATCCGCAAACCCATCGCCGAATGGCAGCGCCTGGGAGTGCGGCCAGTGAGCGCCAATCAGCCCATCGCGGCCACCAACGCCTCGCTGCTACTGCCGGCAGGCCATCGCGGCCCGGCCTTCCTGGTCACGGACAATTTCCGCGCCATCCTCAAGTACAACAATTCAACCTCCTACGCCCTGGCTGTCGGTCTGCTGGCTGACAGCTTCAAGGGCGGCGGACAGTTGGCGGGACAATGGCCAGTCGATGAGGCGCCACTCAGCCGGAGCGAGCGTATCGAACTTCAACAGAAGCTGATGGATCGCGGCTTCAACCCCGGTTCCGTAGACGGCATTATCGGCGCCAATACCCGGCAGGCGATTCGCGCCTTCCAGAAAACCATCAGTTGGCCGGCAGACGGTTATCCGACCCAAGCACTGCTGGACCGTCTGCGCGATTGA